In a genomic window of Octadecabacter temperatus:
- a CDS encoding carbon-nitrogen hydrolase family protein, with protein MKLAIFQMNSVDRSVDENLAIIDQACAEAKAGGGDLIIFPEMAVTGYNIGADRIRQLAQPRDGSMVQALQDIAKRNSIGVLCGFPELDGSRVFNSAALVDASGSILSICRKAHLFGDVDRAAFSAGDTLCPLVQFGEWTVGLAICYDVEFPELVRAYAVAGADALLVPTANMLPYVGVATRVVPSRAEENEIYVAYANRVGGEGAFEYCGLSCVTGPDGIDLARAAGGEEMIFADLSKDNLIRVRKSLSHINDRRTDLYS; from the coding sequence ATGAAACTAGCGATATTCCAGATGAATTCCGTTGATCGCAGCGTTGACGAAAACTTGGCGATTATCGATCAGGCCTGTGCAGAGGCCAAAGCAGGCGGCGGCGATTTGATCATTTTCCCCGAAATGGCGGTTACCGGATACAATATTGGTGCCGACCGTATCCGCCAACTGGCTCAACCCCGTGACGGCTCGATGGTCCAAGCCTTGCAGGACATCGCTAAACGCAACAGCATTGGTGTCCTTTGCGGCTTCCCTGAGCTCGACGGTTCGCGGGTCTTCAACTCCGCCGCCTTGGTTGATGCGTCCGGCTCCATCCTTTCGATATGTCGCAAGGCGCATCTATTTGGCGACGTGGACAGGGCTGCGTTCAGCGCCGGTGATACCCTTTGCCCGCTCGTGCAATTTGGCGAATGGACCGTAGGTTTGGCCATTTGCTATGACGTTGAATTCCCCGAATTGGTGCGCGCCTATGCAGTGGCAGGTGCGGACGCCCTTCTGGTCCCAACGGCCAACATGCTTCCGTATGTGGGCGTCGCAACCCGCGTCGTGCCGTCCCGCGCTGAAGAAAACGAAATCTACGTCGCCTACGCCAATCGTGTCGGCGGTGAAGGGGCATTTGAATACTGTGGATTGTCTTGTGTCACCGGGCCGGATGGAATTGATCTGGCACGTGCAGCGGGCGGCGAGGAGATGATCTTTGCTGATCTTTCTAAAGATAATCTGATACGGGTCCGTAAGTCGCTGTCCCACATCAACGACAGGCGCACGGACCTGTATTCCTGA
- a CDS encoding pyridoxal phosphate-dependent decarboxylase family protein, whose translation MAQPQPFPADESALDAILNWTRDRIVNGPDPRNGAQSQAVLEAALGNAITPGGINGMRAFELFTNSIIPSTRPFNHPTSLAFVAAAPTPASLAFDAALGAAEIFAGNWDGGSGAIHAENQALSWLASLAGWPSSAGGAFVSGGTLGNLSALHAARAAWTKDRPDRWRILCSSEAHSSIAAVARVMDAELVLVEADAYGRMSADAARCAMVDGVFAIVGNAGATNCGAVDDLEGLATLAQEQDIWLHVDGAYGLAALACPETRKVFKGIERADSFIVDPHKWLFAPYDSCALVYRDPIKGARAHGQQGVYLDTLDHTAWNPSDYALQLTRRARGLPLWFSLVTYGTQAYEQAIAKTVQIASDLAREIDAAPNLELLLGPQLTVVLFKAANMKGSELADWCEVQRRSGALLCLPTKWHGEEVLRLCIVNPETNTDHVMKVLRTLN comes from the coding sequence ATGGCTCAACCACAACCATTTCCGGCAGATGAAAGCGCGCTTGATGCCATCCTGAACTGGACCCGCGACCGCATTGTAAACGGCCCAGATCCACGCAACGGTGCCCAGAGCCAAGCGGTTCTTGAGGCTGCATTGGGCAATGCCATTACGCCCGGTGGAATTAACGGCATGCGCGCATTTGAGCTTTTCACGAATAGCATTATTCCCTCAACACGACCTTTTAATCACCCCACGAGCCTCGCTTTTGTCGCCGCCGCCCCAACACCTGCGTCTCTTGCATTTGACGCCGCGCTCGGCGCCGCGGAGATATTCGCGGGCAACTGGGACGGCGGATCCGGCGCGATCCATGCTGAAAATCAGGCGTTGTCGTGGTTGGCGTCGCTGGCGGGATGGCCGAGCAGCGCAGGTGGTGCGTTCGTTTCCGGCGGTACCCTTGGCAATCTGTCGGCACTTCACGCCGCACGCGCCGCATGGACGAAAGATCGACCTGATCGGTGGCGGATTTTGTGCAGCAGCGAGGCACACAGCAGCATCGCGGCTGTAGCGCGGGTGATGGATGCGGAACTGGTATTGGTTGAGGCGGACGCCTATGGGCGCATGTCAGCGGACGCTGCACGCTGCGCAATGGTGGACGGTGTTTTTGCGATTGTTGGGAATGCTGGCGCGACAAATTGCGGAGCCGTCGACGATTTGGAAGGCCTCGCAACCCTTGCGCAAGAGCAAGACATTTGGCTTCATGTGGATGGAGCTTACGGACTTGCAGCCCTTGCCTGTCCTGAAACACGCAAAGTGTTCAAAGGCATTGAGCGGGCGGATAGTTTCATCGTCGACCCGCACAAATGGCTCTTCGCGCCGTATGACAGTTGCGCGCTTGTTTACCGCGATCCGATCAAAGGCGCGCGGGCGCACGGTCAGCAAGGCGTGTACTTGGACACGTTGGATCACACAGCATGGAACCCATCCGATTATGCGTTGCAGCTAACCCGCCGTGCACGTGGCCTGCCGCTTTGGTTTTCTTTGGTTACCTATGGCACACAAGCGTATGAACAGGCGATTGCAAAAACGGTCCAGATTGCCAGTGATCTTGCTCGCGAAATTGACGCGGCGCCGAACCTCGAATTGCTCCTTGGGCCACAGTTGACGGTGGTTTTGTTCAAGGCGGCGAACATGAAAGGGTCTGAACTAGCAGATTGGTGCGAAGTCCAACGGCGTAGCGGTGCGTTGCTTTGCCTGCCGACCAAATGGCACGGAGAAGAGGTGCTACGGCTGTGTATTGTGAATCCCGAAACCAATACGGATCACGTGATGAAGGTGTTGCGGACGCTGAACTGA
- a CDS encoding PACE efflux transporter — protein sequence MSAKVVLRSGKDRLRYAVSFEFLLMVILVPAGAIFFDKPITEIGVLGIILAVKAMILNLAYNRIFDHFDTKAGRVSSQRSQVGRILHAVGFELMLLISSIPLYAWWLQITLLDAFLTDIVVTTFIVGYTYFFTLGYDKAFPLPMPSEFEEI from the coding sequence GTGTCGGCAAAGGTTGTATTGAGATCGGGCAAGGATCGACTTCGATATGCTGTCAGCTTCGAATTTTTGCTGATGGTTATTCTGGTACCTGCCGGTGCAATTTTTTTTGACAAACCGATTACAGAGATTGGAGTGCTTGGCATAATCCTTGCTGTAAAGGCGATGATCCTAAACCTTGCCTACAACAGAATATTTGATCACTTTGATACCAAAGCAGGTAGAGTATCTAGTCAAAGATCGCAGGTAGGACGGATATTGCATGCAGTAGGGTTTGAGCTCATGCTTCTGATCTCCTCTATACCGCTCTACGCGTGGTGGCTGCAAATTACGTTATTGGATGCGTTCCTAACAGACATTGTCGTAACGACGTTCATCGTCGGCTACACATACTTTTTTACATTGGGTTACGATAAGGCCTTTCCGCTGCCCATGCCGTCCGAGTTCGAGGAAATCTGA
- a CDS encoding glutamine synthetase family protein: MTKPIIPLPEGIKTVVFGTGDINGVMRGKRIPAAHWDTICEDGCAIIAAIYAMDMTCDIWDTPYCSFGNGYVDMHLYPSTTPVPIPWEPGVAMCLGYSEGMDHKPVPIDPRQVLIRQLDRAKEMGLEIQVGSELEFYLLDPETKLPRQEGIQVYGINRQSEMEHVLGPIRDDLIEMGIPIEQSNPEYAAGQAEVNVRYSEALSSADNVVLFRTLVKEIAQKHGYIATFMAKPFIDESGSGFHTHYSVWKDGKNAFAKDGKLNEMGMSFLAGMQKRIGSTSFVSSTTPNAYRRRQPYTFCPVNASWGHDNRTVALRVIEGADKAVRVEKRDASADCNPYYLLACDIAAGLDGIEQGMKPGPATEGDAYSECDDPALPLNLRDAVDAAEADGFVRGVLGDGCYDILIEQARREIAFVEHQVTDVERDRYLGNL; encoded by the coding sequence ATGACAAAACCAATCATTCCACTTCCCGAAGGCATTAAGACCGTCGTATTTGGCACCGGAGATATCAACGGTGTGATGCGCGGGAAGCGCATTCCGGCCGCTCACTGGGACACGATCTGCGAAGACGGTTGCGCGATAATTGCAGCGATCTATGCCATGGATATGACCTGCGATATCTGGGACACGCCGTATTGCAGCTTTGGCAATGGCTATGTGGATATGCACCTGTATCCAAGCACGACGCCCGTACCGATCCCTTGGGAACCGGGGGTCGCTATGTGTCTGGGTTACAGCGAAGGAATGGATCATAAACCTGTTCCTATTGACCCGCGTCAGGTGCTGATCCGGCAATTGGATCGGGCCAAAGAAATGGGATTGGAAATTCAGGTTGGATCCGAGTTGGAGTTTTACTTGCTTGATCCGGAAACAAAACTTCCACGGCAAGAAGGAATTCAGGTTTACGGCATCAACCGTCAGTCAGAGATGGAGCACGTCCTTGGTCCAATCCGCGATGACTTGATTGAGATGGGGATTCCGATTGAGCAATCAAACCCTGAGTATGCCGCGGGACAAGCCGAAGTGAACGTTCGTTACTCCGAGGCGCTTTCCAGTGCGGACAACGTGGTTTTGTTCCGTACGTTGGTTAAAGAAATCGCCCAAAAACACGGCTATATCGCGACCTTCATGGCGAAACCGTTCATTGACGAGTCTGGAAGCGGGTTCCACACCCATTACTCGGTTTGGAAGGACGGCAAGAACGCCTTTGCTAAGGACGGAAAGCTCAACGAAATGGGGATGTCGTTCCTTGCTGGGATGCAAAAACGTATCGGGTCAACTTCGTTTGTATCGTCAACAACACCCAACGCATACCGTCGCCGCCAACCCTATACATTCTGTCCAGTCAACGCGAGCTGGGGACACGACAACCGTACCGTAGCTTTGCGGGTTATTGAGGGTGCAGACAAAGCGGTTCGGGTCGAAAAACGCGACGCATCAGCTGACTGCAATCCCTATTATCTGTTGGCCTGCGATATCGCTGCAGGTCTTGACGGGATCGAACAAGGTATGAAGCCAGGCCCCGCTACTGAAGGCGATGCGTATTCCGAATGTGACGATCCTGCATTGCCTCTCAACTTGCGCGACGCTGTGGATGCGGCTGAGGCGGACGGTTTTGTGCGCGGTGTATTGGGCGATGGTTGTTATGACATCTTGATTGAACAGGCTCGCCGTGAAATCGCGTTCGTTGAACATCAAGTGACTGACGTTGAACGTGACCGATACCTTGGCAATTTGTAG